In a single window of the Pirellulales bacterium genome:
- the metG gene encoding methionine--tRNA ligase: MPRQILVTAALPYANGHIHLGHLVEYIQTDIWVRFQKLRGHRCIFLCADDTHGTSIMIRARQEGRSEAALIADMRAHHLRDFAGFDVKFDHYGSTHSEENRRLCGEIWSSLRKTGLVVERDVSQLYDPVAGTFLADRFVQGTCPKCKSPNQYGDSCDKCGATYSPADLIDAVSTLSGAKPETRSASHLFIQIEPLHAFLEQWTQTSGALQTEVANYLKGHFLNEPLRDWDVSRPAPYFGFEIPDSPGNYWYVWFDAPIGYMASLAEWCEKNGESFDRWWPRAGSGFGIQDSGKAQETTSRQALSSEIHHFIGKDITYFHTLFWPGMLKTAGFQLPTKVHIHGFLTVGGEKMSKSKGTFVRAATYLKHLNPAYLRYYYASKLGPRVDDLDLNPEEFVTKVNSDLVGKVVNLASRTARFVETTGLSNKYPDDRGLFAAAVAEGESIAEAYEACDYNRAMRQIMLLADKANQFVDGNAPWTLRKDPARAAEVQEVCTVSLNLFRQLIVYLSPVLPKLAEQGGELLNDPVCDWDQSKQPLVGTAVNKFQPLLHRIESTQVEAMIEDSKEAAPAASTAAAPDARPQTPGTPAGDGPESLQAEPLAAECSIDDFAKVDLRVARVVSAEEVPEARKLLKLTLSLGGEIRKTVFAGIKKAYKPEDLVGRLVICVANLAPRQMKFGLSEGMVTAAGGGNDEVFLLSPDSGAKPGMRVH, from the coding sequence CGATGATACGCATGGCACGAGTATCATGATTCGCGCGCGGCAAGAGGGGCGCAGTGAAGCGGCTCTGATCGCCGACATGCGAGCGCATCACCTCCGCGATTTCGCCGGGTTCGATGTCAAGTTCGACCACTATGGCAGTACGCACAGCGAGGAAAACCGCCGCTTATGCGGCGAGATTTGGTCGTCGCTGCGCAAGACGGGACTGGTGGTCGAGCGCGATGTCTCGCAACTATACGACCCCGTGGCCGGCACTTTTTTGGCCGACCGCTTCGTCCAAGGAACGTGCCCGAAGTGTAAATCGCCCAATCAATACGGCGATAGCTGTGATAAGTGCGGGGCGACGTATTCGCCGGCCGATCTGATCGACGCCGTCAGTACGCTTTCAGGAGCGAAGCCGGAAACACGCAGCGCTTCGCACCTGTTCATTCAGATCGAGCCACTGCATGCGTTCTTGGAACAGTGGACGCAAACCAGCGGCGCGCTGCAGACCGAAGTAGCCAACTACTTGAAGGGTCACTTCTTGAACGAACCGCTGCGCGATTGGGATGTGTCTCGACCGGCGCCCTATTTTGGTTTCGAGATCCCCGACAGCCCCGGCAACTATTGGTACGTGTGGTTCGATGCGCCGATCGGCTACATGGCCTCGCTTGCCGAGTGGTGCGAGAAAAACGGCGAGTCGTTTGATCGGTGGTGGCCCAGAGCGGGTTCAGGGTTCGGGATTCAGGATTCAGGCAAAGCACAAGAAACCACGAGTCGCCAGGCGCTTTCCTCCGAGATCCATCACTTCATCGGCAAAGACATTACGTATTTTCACACGCTGTTTTGGCCGGGCATGTTAAAGACGGCCGGCTTCCAGCTTCCCACCAAGGTTCACATTCACGGTTTTCTCACGGTTGGCGGTGAGAAAATGTCGAAGAGTAAGGGAACCTTCGTCCGCGCTGCGACCTATCTCAAGCATCTCAACCCGGCCTATTTACGCTACTACTACGCGAGCAAGTTGGGGCCTCGCGTGGACGATCTCGATTTGAATCCCGAAGAATTCGTCACGAAGGTGAATTCCGATCTGGTTGGCAAAGTCGTGAATTTGGCCAGTCGCACGGCGAGGTTTGTCGAAACAACGGGCTTATCGAATAAATATCCGGACGATCGTGGGTTATTCGCCGCAGCCGTGGCAGAAGGAGAGTCGATCGCCGAGGCATACGAAGCGTGCGATTACAATCGCGCGATGCGGCAGATTATGCTGCTGGCGGATAAGGCGAATCAGTTCGTCGATGGAAACGCGCCCTGGACGCTGCGCAAAGATCCCGCCCGCGCAGCGGAGGTGCAAGAAGTTTGCACCGTCTCGCTGAATTTGTTTCGGCAATTGATTGTCTACCTATCGCCGGTGTTGCCGAAGCTGGCCGAGCAAGGCGGCGAACTATTGAATGACCCGGTTTGTGATTGGGACCAATCGAAGCAACCGCTCGTCGGCACGGCCGTCAACAAATTTCAACCATTACTGCATAGAATAGAATCTACACAGGTGGAAGCCATGATTGAGGATAGTAAAGAAGCTGCGCCGGCCGCATCGACCGCTGCTGCACCAGACGCCAGACCCCAAACACCAGGCACTCCTGCTGGAGATGGGCCTGAATCGCTTCAAGCCGAGCCGCTCGCGGCCGAGTGCTCGATCGACGATTTCGCCAAGGTCGATCTGCGCGTGGCCCGCGTCGTGTCGGCCGAAGAGGTTCCCGAAGCGCGAAAGTTGCTCAAGCTGACGCTTTCCCTCGGCGGCGAAATTCGCAAAACCGTGTTTGCCGGCATCAAAAAAGCGTACAAACCGGAGGATTTGGTCGGCCGCCTTGTGATTTGCGTGGCCAATCTTGCCCCGCGGCAAATGAAATTCGGCCTGAGCGAAGGCATGGTGACGGCCGCTGGCGGTGGCAACGATGAAGTCTTTCTGCTCTCGCCCGACAGCGGCGCTAAGCCGGGCATGCGGGTGCATTGA
- the polX gene encoding DNA polymerase/3'-5' exonuclease PolX, translating to MKNSEIAAAFDLIGDILEFQGANPFRVRAYRNAARTIGDLSEAVTKIVADPQRKLTDIEGIGGDLANKIQTLVASGSLPMLDELQAQVPQSVLALLRIPGMGPKKAAALHHELGIQSLDDLKAACESHRVKQLKGFGEKTETAILAGLEFASSPEIARMYWAEAEGFAQAIVEHFTACQAIDRLELAGSYRRGRETIGDLDILVESHDAKAAMDHFTKFKGIDAVLGRGETKMSVRLHNHLQIDLRIVPAESFGAALIYFTGSKQHNIVLRSMAKDRELKINEYGVFRSGPAKEKHKGANENEETYVAGRTEKDVYATLDLPWIPPELREARWEFEWASEGKLPKLIELDDIQGDLHLHTIETDGQATLEEMVAAARSRDLKYIAVTDHSKRVTMANGLNADRLLRQWEQIDKLNEKLRGFQVLKGVEVDILEKGPLDIDDDCLSHADWVVASVHYGQNQPRAQITKRIVDALANPHVSAIAHPTGRLINRRKAYEVDLEAVYDAAKKHHKFLELNSNPARLDLDDVACAACRLRGIPIVINTDAHSTTGLAAMRYGILQARRGGLTKRDVANARPWKELRKLLGRR from the coding sequence ATGAAAAACTCCGAAATCGCCGCCGCGTTTGATTTGATCGGGGACATCTTGGAATTCCAGGGGGCGAACCCGTTTCGCGTGCGGGCGTATCGCAACGCCGCACGCACGATCGGCGACTTGTCAGAAGCGGTGACCAAGATCGTTGCCGATCCGCAGCGCAAGTTGACCGACATCGAGGGGATCGGCGGCGATCTGGCGAACAAAATCCAAACGCTCGTCGCCAGCGGCTCGCTACCGATGCTCGATGAGTTGCAGGCGCAAGTGCCGCAAAGCGTGCTGGCCCTGCTGCGCATTCCCGGCATGGGACCGAAAAAGGCCGCGGCGCTGCACCATGAGTTGGGCATTCAATCGCTCGACGACTTGAAGGCAGCCTGCGAATCCCACCGCGTGAAGCAGCTCAAAGGCTTCGGCGAAAAGACTGAAACGGCCATCCTGGCGGGGTTGGAGTTTGCTTCCTCGCCGGAAATCGCCCGCATGTATTGGGCTGAGGCCGAAGGATTTGCTCAAGCAATCGTCGAGCACTTTACCGCCTGCCAAGCGATCGACCGACTGGAGCTAGCCGGCAGTTACCGCCGCGGCCGCGAAACGATCGGTGATCTCGACATTCTGGTCGAAAGCCACGATGCCAAGGCGGCGATGGATCATTTCACCAAATTCAAGGGGATTGATGCGGTGCTTGGCCGCGGCGAAACGAAAATGTCGGTTCGGCTGCACAACCATTTGCAGATCGACCTGCGAATCGTCCCCGCCGAGTCGTTTGGCGCAGCACTCATATACTTCACCGGCTCGAAGCAACACAACATCGTGCTTCGCAGCATGGCGAAAGACCGCGAGCTGAAAATCAACGAGTATGGAGTTTTTCGCAGTGGGCCGGCGAAGGAAAAACACAAGGGCGCCAACGAGAACGAGGAAACCTACGTCGCCGGCCGTACCGAGAAGGATGTGTATGCGACGCTCGATCTGCCGTGGATTCCACCGGAGCTGCGCGAGGCGCGGTGGGAATTCGAATGGGCGTCGGAGGGAAAGCTTCCCAAGCTCATCGAGCTGGATGACATCCAGGGGGACTTGCACTTGCACACGATCGAAACGGACGGCCAGGCAACCCTCGAGGAAATGGTGGCCGCCGCCCGCTCCCGCGACTTGAAATACATCGCCGTCACCGATCATTCGAAGCGCGTGACGATGGCGAACGGCTTAAATGCCGACCGTTTGCTGCGTCAATGGGAACAAATCGACAAGCTGAACGAGAAATTGCGAGGCTTCCAAGTGCTCAAAGGCGTGGAAGTCGATATTCTCGAAAAAGGCCCGCTCGACATCGATGACGATTGCCTCAGCCACGCCGACTGGGTCGTGGCCAGCGTTCACTATGGCCAAAACCAGCCCCGCGCGCAAATCACCAAGCGAATCGTCGATGCACTGGCGAATCCTCATGTATCGGCCATTGCGCATCCGACGGGACGATTGATTAATCGGCGTAAAGCCTACGAAGTCGATCTCGAAGCGGTTTATGATGCTGCGAAAAAGCATCATAAGTTTTTGGAGCTAAACTCGAACCCCGCGCGGCTCGATCTCGACGACGTCGCCTGTGCCGCCTGCCGCCTGCGCGGCATCCCGATCGTCATCAATACAGATGCCCATAGCACGACAGGCCTGGCCGCTATGCGCTACGGAATCCTGCAAGCCCGCCGCGGAGGACTGACGAAGCGCGACGTGGCGAACGCACGGCCCTGGAAGGAGTTGCGGAAGCTGCTGGGGCGGAGGTAG
- a CDS encoding tetratricopeptide repeat protein — MMKKTIALIVYSMMVAIAADAFARGGGGGRGGGFGGGRSFSGLGGGFSGYGGRSPSFGGSSFARGSMARPSYGPRSYSGGVQRSNFGANSFANRSLNGGAMRTTANRPTFSGNGATNLNRNNFGVGNRPNIDGNRAGNAIGNHNDFNRLNPNRSFNQNNWASNRANWNNNINRWANRGNRPWTHPWYNHYDHWHNGWHHGYWNYWGRGYYPWAWFGAGALTGGWWGWPGTGYAYSNPYYVAPAYVNDGYYSPDYSQPIPPPVNAEVDSSPAPGESTPDDTNPSQQQDPKIAAAMAVFNDSRTLFKQGDYDGALKKVDHAIQGLPSDAALHEFRAACLFALGKYKEAAAGVYAVLSAGPGWDWDTMKALYPDTATYTKRLRALEAYKKENPSAPDASFLLAYEYLVLGFPDQAAGELKQVVKLQPDDKLSAALLQALENRNDPQQQPAPGQAPEQGT, encoded by the coding sequence ATGATGAAGAAGACCATAGCATTGATTGTTTACTCGATGATGGTGGCGATTGCCGCCGATGCATTTGCCCGCGGCGGCGGTGGCGGACGTGGGGGCGGCTTTGGCGGCGGACGCAGTTTCAGCGGACTTGGCGGCGGATTTAGCGGGTATGGCGGACGTTCGCCGTCGTTCGGCGGTTCTTCGTTCGCGCGCGGATCGATGGCGCGGCCATCCTACGGGCCGCGAAGCTATTCGGGAGGCGTGCAGCGATCTAACTTTGGAGCGAATTCGTTTGCCAATCGCTCGCTGAACGGCGGAGCGATGCGCACGACGGCGAATCGTCCTACATTCAGTGGCAACGGAGCGACGAACCTCAACCGCAACAATTTCGGCGTCGGCAATCGCCCGAACATTGACGGCAATCGGGCAGGAAACGCCATCGGAAACCATAACGATTTTAACCGATTGAACCCAAATCGCTCTTTCAATCAGAACAACTGGGCGAGCAACCGCGCGAATTGGAACAACAACATCAATCGCTGGGCCAACCGTGGCAATCGGCCGTGGACCCACCCGTGGTACAACCACTACGACCATTGGCACAATGGCTGGCATCACGGCTATTGGAATTATTGGGGCAGGGGCTACTATCCGTGGGCCTGGTTCGGCGCGGGTGCGCTGACCGGCGGCTGGTGGGGATGGCCGGGCACAGGCTACGCTTACAGTAATCCGTATTATGTTGCGCCGGCCTATGTCAACGACGGCTACTATTCCCCCGATTATTCGCAGCCGATTCCGCCCCCCGTCAACGCGGAAGTCGATTCATCTCCCGCGCCTGGCGAGTCGACGCCCGACGACACCAATCCATCGCAACAGCAAGATCCAAAAATCGCCGCCGCCATGGCAGTATTCAACGACAGCCGCACGCTATTTAAGCAAGGCGATTACGACGGCGCACTCAAGAAGGTCGATCACGCGATCCAGGGCTTGCCGAGCGATGCTGCGCTGCACGAATTTCGGGCGGCCTGCCTGTTTGCACTGGGTAAGTACAAGGAAGCTGCCGCCGGCGTGTACGCCGTGCTGTCGGCTGGGCCAGGATGGGATTGGGACACGATGAAAGCCTTGTATCCCGACACGGCGACATATACGAAACGACTGCGGGCGCTCGAGGCTTATAAGAAAGAAAATCCCTCCGCGCCCGATGCCAGCTTCCTGTTGGCCTATGAATACTTGGTGTTAGGCTTCCCCGATCAAGCCGCCGGCGAACTCAAGCAAGTGGTCAAATTGCAGCCAGACGACAAGCTATCGGCCGCGCTGCTCCAAGCGCTCGAGAACCGCAATGATCCACAGCAGCAACCAGCGCCAGGGCAAGCGCCGGAGCAAGGTACGTGA
- a CDS encoding SgcJ/EcaC family oxidoreductase, with amino-acid sequence MRSRISPIAVAVVVIGAAVTLVAADDIKPSNNHSADSNLEGSNSASSAPVGDDEQVLRAACTAYCDAVNKGDLDAVIGMWADDADFVADNGERIQGRDALKKMFAQHLQTMKGKTHCYEITSLRMIAPGVALEDGVATLAGGNAGESMPGTRYTALWKRNGDRWQICSVRDLGEAPAGRKRTSPLKGLNWLLGDWHSESADVEVQLSVVQTLDDSFIKQTYDVKPKNGEAFTVVTLIGWDPTSEQIRSWYFDSQGGFGDGFWAQDGNSWSVSSTGAIADGRLGTATNSWKFVDDNSIVWQATNRQLEGVPMPEMEVKFSRAQGTAKVNGPPVEPEGKSTN; translated from the coding sequence ATGCGTTCTCGAATTTCCCCAATTGCTGTCGCTGTAGTGGTGATCGGAGCGGCCGTCACACTCGTCGCTGCTGATGACATCAAGCCCTCGAACAATCATTCAGCCGACAGTAATCTTGAAGGCAGCAATTCAGCCAGTAGTGCGCCGGTTGGCGATGACGAGCAAGTGCTGCGTGCCGCCTGCACCGCTTATTGCGATGCCGTGAACAAGGGCGATTTGGATGCCGTCATCGGCATGTGGGCGGACGACGCCGATTTTGTCGCCGACAACGGCGAGAGAATTCAAGGCCGCGATGCGCTCAAGAAAATGTTTGCTCAGCACCTGCAAACGATGAAAGGTAAGACGCACTGCTACGAAATTACGTCGTTGCGGATGATCGCCCCCGGCGTGGCGCTCGAAGACGGCGTGGCCACTTTAGCTGGCGGCAATGCCGGTGAGAGCATGCCGGGAACCCGCTATACCGCCCTTTGGAAGCGCAATGGCGATCGATGGCAGATCTGCAGCGTGCGCGACTTGGGCGAAGCACCTGCCGGCCGCAAGCGAACTTCGCCGCTCAAGGGCTTGAACTGGCTATTGGGTGATTGGCATTCGGAATCGGCTGATGTGGAAGTGCAGTTGAGCGTCGTTCAGACTCTTGACGATTCGTTCATCAAGCAGACCTACGATGTGAAGCCGAAAAACGGTGAAGCGTTCACCGTCGTCACGCTGATCGGCTGGGATCCGACCAGTGAGCAAATCCGTTCGTGGTACTTCGATTCCCAAGGAGGCTTTGGCGACGGATTCTGGGCGCAAGATGGCAATTCCTGGAGTGTTTCGTCGACTGGCGCAATTGCCGACGGTCGGCTCGGGACGGCCACGAATTCGTGGAAGTTCGTGGACGACAATAGCATCGTCTGGCAAGCAACCAACCGGCAGCTTGAGGGTGTGCCGATGCCGGAGATGGAAGTCAAGTTTTCCCGTGCTCAAGGTACGGCGAAAGTGAATGGACCACCGGTTGAGCCGGAAGGAAAATCGACCAACTAA